The proteins below come from a single Tachypleus tridentatus isolate NWPU-2018 chromosome 13, ASM421037v1, whole genome shotgun sequence genomic window:
- the LOC143239440 gene encoding uncharacterized protein LOC143239440: MRIMMIFLFLTAYLMVVRGRSYGGNGYNTSGSKGGHDGGGNLNGKGYVSDGFESGHDDGKHLHGRKYRTSRFEGGNGGSGLGSDGYGNSQFKKGKGSSGYGSSGFWGGLESNGLRNEHKSGSDHGSVGFRKEQERRKYRTSRFEGGNGGSGLGSVGYGNSQFRKGKGSSGYDSIGLRGGLESSGLRNGHKSGSDHGSVGFRKEQGRRKYRTSRFEGGNGGSGLGSVGYGNSQFRKGKGSSGYDSIGFRGGLESSGLRNGHKSGSDHGSVGFRKEQGSREFEVGYGSTNSGSSRGDGGYESSEVGGSYGVNGFKGGHSNSGFESGHNSDGYDSSGVQDGKGGGDYGAGSGHSSGIFGNGKKGSTYRSGMFSGGHSGGGFGSSSGESSYSIGGPGGGFNRGHKYSGFGKGKGSSGFNRGHSTGGFGDSGFGRYESFSGGLGKLGLRGSNFGSFLTDKRGFGYGSDNSKFGEFSDLGAEGYENSFGSGFSGSRFINGYGSGFVRGGTRGFGGINSGYGRW, translated from the coding sequence ATGATTTTTCTCTTTCTAACGGCCTATTTAATGGTCGTTCGTGGTAGAAGTTATGGAGGAAATGGGTACAACACGAGTGGGTCTAAAGGAGGTCATGACGGTGGAGGGAATTTGAACGGAAAAGGATATGTAAGCGATGGATTTGAAAGTGGACATGATGATGGTAAACACTTGCACGGACGAAAGTATAGAACCAGTAGATTTGAAGGTGGAAACGGCGGTAGTGGGCTTGGCAGTGATGGATATGGAAACAGtcaatttaaaaaaggaaaaggCAGTAGTGGTTACGGTAGTAGTGGGTTTTGGGGTGGGCTTGAAAGTAATGGACTTAGAAACGAACATAAAAGCGGTAGTGATCACGGAAGTGTTGGATTTAGGAAAGAACAAGAAAGACGAAAGTATAGAACCAGTAGATTTGAAGGAGGAAACGGTGGAAGTGGGCTCGGCAGTGTTGGATATGGAAACAGTCAATTTAGAAAAGGAAAAGGCAGTAGTGGTTATGATAGTATTGGGCTTCGGGGTGGGCTTGAAAGTAGTGGACTTAGAAACGGACATAAAAGCGGTAGTGATCACGGAAGTGTTGGATTTAGGAAAGAACAAGGAAGACGAAAGTATAGAACCAGTAGATTTGAAGGTGGAAACGGTGGAAGTGGGCTCGGCAGTGTTGGATATGGAAACAGTCAATTTAGAAAAGGAAAAGGCAGTAGTGGTTATGATAGTATTGGGTTTCGGGGTGGGCTTGAAAGTAGTGGACTTAGAAACGGACATAAAAGCGGTAGTGATCACGGAAGTGTTGGATTTAGGAAAGAACAAGGAAGTAGGGAGTTTGAAGTTGGATATGGTAGTACTAACTCTGGAAGTAGCAGAGGAGATGGTGGCTATGAAAGCAGTGAAGTTGGAGGTAGTTACGGCGTCAACGGATTTAAAGGTGGTCATAGCAATAGTGGATTTGAAAGTGGTCATAATAGTGATGGATATGACAGTAGTGGTGTTCAAGATGGTAAAGGAGGAGGTGATTATGGAGCAGGAAGTGGTCATAGCAGTGGTATATTCGGTAATGGCAAAAAAGGAAGCACTTATAGAAGTGGCATGTTTAGTGGTGGACACAGTGGTGGTGGATTCGGAAGTAGCAGTGGAGAAAGTAGCTACAGCATTGGTGGTCCAGGAGGAGGATTTAACAGGGGGCATAAGTATAGTGGATTTGGAAAAGGTAAAGGTAGCAGCGGATTTAACAGAGGGCATAGCACTGGAGGCTTTGGAGATAGTGGATTTGGAAGATATGAATCTTTTAGTGGAGGATTAGGAAAATTGGGGTTAAGGGGAAGTAACTTTGGTAGTTTTCTTACAGACAAAAGAGGGTTTGGCTATGGTTCTGATAATAGTAAGTTTGGAGAATTTAGTGACTTGGGAGCTGAAGGATATGAAAACAGCTTTGGAAGTGGATTTAGTGGAAGTCGCTTCATTAATGGTTATGGAAGTGGATTTGTAAGAGGAGGAACAAGAGGGTTTGGAGGAATAAATAGTGGTTATGGCAGATGGTGA